Proteins encoded in a region of the Streptomyces sp. AM 2-1-1 genome:
- a CDS encoding ATP-binding protein: MPRHFVDLTGAAALPTGHFQMTARIVRDLVAHAATGVVHGPAGTGKTFAVEAALEALDQLPAVDRPQVCLLTFPSRPTMRMIADQLLRELTGADTPTSRNRFDLTTKLVGLLTTPMRLVVVDEAQRLNGDCIELLRHLHDHPKTRFALLYVGGDGCWEVLSKEPMLRSRVFRRLPFSPLAPAKVPALMRRYHPIYADAPDELLVEVDNSYGHGTMRDWAVFTHTAAALCAEQNLTTVDETTVHNAYSLLGGGLRD; encoded by the coding sequence ATGCCGCGCCACTTCGTCGACCTGACCGGGGCGGCCGCCCTGCCCACCGGCCACTTCCAGATGACCGCCCGGATCGTCCGCGACCTCGTCGCGCACGCGGCGACCGGCGTCGTCCACGGCCCGGCCGGCACCGGCAAGACCTTCGCCGTCGAAGCCGCCCTCGAAGCCCTCGACCAGCTCCCCGCCGTCGACCGGCCGCAGGTGTGCCTGCTGACCTTCCCCTCCCGCCCGACCATGCGCATGATCGCCGACCAACTGCTGCGCGAACTCACCGGCGCGGACACCCCCACCTCCCGCAACCGCTTCGACCTCACCACCAAACTGGTCGGCCTCCTCACCACCCCGATGCGCCTGGTCGTCGTGGACGAGGCCCAGCGGCTGAACGGCGACTGCATCGAGCTGCTACGCCACCTCCACGACCACCCCAAGACCCGCTTCGCGCTGCTCTACGTCGGCGGCGACGGCTGCTGGGAAGTCCTGTCCAAGGAGCCGATGCTCCGCTCCCGCGTCTTTCGCCGGCTGCCCTTCTCCCCGCTCGCCCCGGCGAAGGTCCCGGCCCTGATGCGCCGCTACCACCCGATCTACGCCGATGCCCCCGACGAACTGCTGGTCGAGGTCGACAACTCCTACGGCCACGGCACCATGCGCGACTGGGCCGTCTTCACCCACACCGCCGCCGCCCTGTGCGCCGAGCAGAACCTGACCACCGTCGACGAGACCACGGTGCACAACGCCTACTCCCTTCTCGGCGGCGGCCTGCGTGACTGA
- a CDS encoding Mu transposase C-terminal domain-containing protein, which translates to MGRVSAEKRRAAVDRLSRLREDEALTAAHVRTVADGLEVSERTVWRWLAPPKPTAPAARPRYELSETDRAALAFYRGNVAAVLRARRAVTDGDGTTAGAPVPDFLAEGWASAKPVAERTLYRAFADGLPPAERAAWKTGEAGRRAGSVYLRRPDALRGRCWEMDHKQLPILVLPPKGKALAPWLTTVVDDGTRALLGWAIATAPTSGTVLTAMRMALTHEPDVSPFGAVPELVRIDRGLEFAAGAVKEVLGGLAVVMHRLPAFQPHRKGKVERLNLTIEQMLISQLPGFTGGPRDAGGKLYGPIKDSVAAQHAAESAAEGDGPLRLERFVKRFADWARWYNTAHRHRMLGGRTPLQAWEDDPAPLRRIGADQLRHLMLAGAERIVQKDGINFHGLAYVAPELYGRGGQRVQIRYLPHDDRTIEVYLGTEHLCTAYPTGQLTPAQTDAFREHARAEAERLGRERRRATRQARRTLAPMTGDSAPAESRLVAAADGRTRTQRDRDAALAARASTSLLGLIDPTAPADPES; encoded by the coding sequence ATGGGGAGGGTGTCGGCGGAGAAGCGCCGGGCGGCCGTCGACCGGCTGTCCAGGCTGCGCGAGGACGAGGCGCTCACGGCCGCGCACGTGCGCACGGTCGCGGACGGGCTTGAGGTGTCGGAGCGGACGGTGTGGCGCTGGCTCGCGCCACCGAAGCCGACCGCGCCCGCCGCCCGCCCGCGCTACGAGCTGAGCGAGACCGACCGGGCGGCGCTCGCCTTCTACCGGGGCAACGTCGCCGCGGTCCTCCGAGCCCGCCGCGCGGTGACGGACGGGGACGGCACGACGGCCGGGGCGCCGGTGCCCGACTTCCTCGCCGAGGGCTGGGCGAGCGCGAAGCCGGTCGCGGAGCGCACCCTGTACCGGGCGTTCGCCGACGGCCTGCCCCCGGCGGAGCGGGCGGCGTGGAAGACCGGGGAGGCCGGACGCCGTGCGGGCTCGGTCTACCTGCGCCGCCCGGACGCGCTGCGCGGCCGGTGCTGGGAGATGGACCACAAGCAGCTCCCAATCCTGGTGCTGCCGCCGAAGGGCAAGGCCCTCGCGCCCTGGCTGACCACCGTGGTGGACGACGGCACCCGGGCCCTGCTCGGCTGGGCCATCGCCACCGCCCCGACCTCCGGCACGGTCCTCACCGCGATGCGCATGGCCCTCACCCACGAGCCGGACGTCTCGCCGTTCGGCGCGGTGCCCGAACTCGTCCGCATCGACCGGGGTCTGGAGTTCGCCGCCGGCGCGGTCAAGGAGGTCCTCGGCGGCCTGGCCGTGGTCATGCACCGCCTCCCGGCGTTCCAGCCGCACCGCAAGGGCAAGGTCGAGCGGCTGAACCTCACCATCGAGCAGATGCTGATCTCCCAGCTCCCCGGCTTCACCGGCGGCCCGCGCGACGCCGGCGGGAAGCTGTACGGGCCGATCAAGGACTCCGTGGCCGCCCAGCATGCGGCTGAGAGCGCCGCCGAAGGTGACGGGCCGCTGCGCCTGGAGCGGTTCGTGAAGCGGTTCGCGGACTGGGCCCGCTGGTATAACACCGCCCACCGCCACCGGATGCTCGGCGGCCGCACCCCGCTCCAGGCGTGGGAGGACGACCCGGCCCCGCTGCGGCGGATCGGCGCCGACCAGCTGCGTCACCTCATGCTCGCCGGGGCGGAGCGGATCGTGCAGAAGGACGGCATCAACTTCCACGGCCTGGCCTACGTCGCCCCCGAGCTGTACGGGCGCGGCGGGCAGCGGGTCCAGATCCGCTACCTGCCGCACGACGACCGCACCATCGAGGTCTACCTGGGGACCGAGCACCTGTGCACCGCCTACCCCACCGGGCAGCTCACCCCCGCACAGACCGACGCGTTCCGCGAGCACGCCCGCGCCGAAGCCGAACGCCTCGGCCGGGAACGGCGCCGCGCCACCCGCCAGGCCCGCCGCACCCTCGCCCCCATGACCGGCGACAGCGCGCCCGCGGAATCCCGGCTCGTGGCGGCCGCCGACGGCCGTACCCGCACCCAGCGCGACCGCGACGCCGCGCTGGCCGCCCGAGCCTCCACCAGCCTGCTCGGACTGATAGACCCCACCGCCCCCGCCGACCCGGAGAGCTGA
- a CDS encoding AbiV family abortive infection protein — protein MVEMSPGQAREFWKALMDNASSLIADARTLLSAKSYGRARSLTVLAQEELGKALWINDTFQDDWSCGRETPRVVDALAQHGRNHTKKYLEAMVFGDGLAEFWGDYSRWDTGAGFEGWQQAHRARMAEAEAAAKEANAEKQRGFYVDRDASGAVSSPTGVPAGTTAEDLQTAAQVIEMLLITDHSRMKTSTAPYDSTHAQQFRLLPISHPEDWAAAADALNPSAEDDSQEPQER, from the coding sequence ATGGTTGAGATGAGCCCGGGGCAAGCGCGCGAGTTCTGGAAGGCGCTGATGGACAACGCCTCTTCACTGATTGCCGATGCCCGCACTCTGCTGTCTGCGAAGTCCTACGGGCGGGCACGCTCCCTCACCGTCCTGGCGCAGGAGGAGCTCGGAAAGGCGCTCTGGATCAATGACACCTTCCAAGATGACTGGAGCTGCGGAAGGGAGACCCCACGGGTCGTAGATGCCCTGGCCCAGCATGGGCGGAACCACACGAAGAAGTATCTCGAGGCCATGGTTTTCGGCGACGGGCTCGCCGAGTTCTGGGGTGACTACAGCAGGTGGGACACGGGGGCCGGCTTCGAGGGCTGGCAACAGGCCCACAGGGCGCGAATGGCGGAAGCCGAGGCTGCGGCCAAGGAAGCCAATGCGGAGAAGCAACGAGGGTTCTACGTTGACCGCGACGCAAGCGGTGCCGTCAGTTCTCCCACGGGCGTTCCGGCCGGAACAACGGCGGAGGATCTGCAGACCGCTGCACAGGTGATCGAGATGCTCCTGATCACCGACCACAGTCGAATGAAGACGTCCACCGCGCCGTACGACAGCACGCACGCTCAGCAGTTCCGGTTGTTGCCCATCTCCCATCCTGAGGACTGGGCAGCAGCTGCGGACGCGCTCAATCCGAGCGCCGAGGACGACAGCCAGGAGCCCCAGGAACGATGA
- the trxA gene encoding thioredoxin TrxA has translation MSDTVIKVTDGSFATDVLEAPGPVLVDFWAEWNGPSKMIAPVLDDAAAAYAGRLTIAKLNIDQNPDTAPQYDVRGLPTLLLFKNGQVVATKVGALSEGQLEDFLDANL, from the coding sequence GTGTCCGACACGGTCATTAAGGTCACCGACGGCTCGTTCGCCACCGATGTCCTGGAAGCCCCCGGCCCGGTTCTGGTGGACTTCTGGGCGGAGTGGAACGGACCGAGCAAGATGATCGCGCCCGTTCTCGACGACGCCGCCGCGGCGTACGCCGGAAGGCTCACCATCGCGAAGCTCAACATCGATCAGAACCCCGACACAGCCCCGCAGTACGACGTCAGGGGTCTCCCCACGCTTCTGTTGTTCAAGAACGGCCAGGTCGTAGCGACCAAGGTCGGGGCGCTGTCCGAGGGACAGCTGGAGGATTTCCTCGACGCGAACCTCTGA
- a CDS encoding helix-turn-helix transcriptional regulator, which yields MPDTDNAVGQLACALRRTRAALGITQGQAADIIGTSASTIQRAEAGLAAPQKSVVDGYVAQLGLNAKGATRLFEQATRPFGRQRRSLTQAPHPGMVSTRDELGRALARVWEEGNRSSMQDLEDRVQAARRDEARKPFVFLSRSAAYRISHRQQLPSGVEQLRAYLYACRIKERQFPVWIQAYHRVKTKDKEENKKTSDTEKHGWWRGYRAQSLADTIMLNAGLHPIEPFPRSATAPWTARCAACDQVGRFRLSAVRAGRGCRWCTTAPP from the coding sequence GTGCCGGACACCGACAACGCCGTCGGTCAGCTGGCTTGTGCTCTGCGCCGCACCCGTGCCGCGCTGGGAATCACTCAAGGTCAGGCAGCCGACATCATCGGGACGTCGGCCTCGACCATTCAGCGAGCCGAAGCCGGATTGGCCGCGCCGCAGAAGTCTGTCGTGGACGGGTACGTCGCCCAGCTCGGCCTCAACGCCAAAGGCGCGACGCGGCTGTTCGAGCAGGCCACGCGGCCCTTTGGGCGGCAGCGGCGCTCCCTTACCCAAGCCCCGCACCCGGGCATGGTGAGCACGCGCGACGAACTCGGCAGGGCGCTCGCCAGGGTGTGGGAAGAGGGCAATCGCTCGTCCATGCAGGACCTGGAGGACCGGGTCCAAGCTGCGCGGAGGGATGAGGCGCGGAAGCCGTTCGTGTTCCTCTCCCGGAGCGCCGCGTACCGAATATCTCACCGCCAGCAGTTACCCAGCGGTGTGGAGCAGCTCCGCGCGTACCTGTACGCCTGCAGGATCAAGGAACGCCAGTTCCCCGTCTGGATCCAGGCGTACCACCGAGTGAAGACCAAGGACAAAGAGGAGAACAAGAAGACCTCTGACACCGAAAAACATGGCTGGTGGCGCGGCTACCGGGCGCAGTCCCTGGCCGACACCATCATGCTCAACGCAGGCCTCCACCCGATCGAACCCTTCCCCCGGTCCGCCACAGCACCGTGGACCGCACGGTGTGCGGCCTGCGATCAGGTCGGACGGTTCCGCCTCTCGGCCGTCAGGGCGGGACGCGGGTGCCGGTGGTGCACAACCGCACCTCCATGA
- a CDS encoding recombinase family protein, whose product MTEALGADDDLLGIFPARPTEIRIGYARVSTGGQKLDRQIDALTLAGCRRIFPEKKSGKNDLRPELKACHAFLQARDTLVVPSLDRYGRSLQDLVNMVAELRKRQIGFTSLHEKLDTMTPGGRLIFHVFAALAEFIRELIVQGTNEGLAAARARGRVGGRPSVVNDKLLRAARDMLPNPENSIETIAALLGVSVGTLYNHIPDLKELRVSRVPHQLESGQQ is encoded by the coding sequence CTGACGGAAGCGCTCGGCGCCGACGACGACCTCCTGGGCATCTTCCCGGCCCGCCCTACCGAGATCCGCATCGGCTACGCCCGGGTCTCCACCGGCGGGCAGAAGCTCGACCGGCAGATCGACGCGCTCACCCTCGCGGGATGCCGACGCATCTTCCCCGAGAAGAAGTCCGGGAAGAACGACCTGCGCCCGGAACTGAAGGCGTGCCACGCCTTCCTCCAGGCCAGGGACACCCTCGTCGTCCCCTCCCTGGACCGGTACGGCCGCAGCCTCCAGGACCTGGTGAACATGGTCGCCGAACTCCGCAAGCGCCAGATCGGCTTCACCTCTCTGCACGAGAAGCTCGACACCATGACGCCCGGCGGCCGCCTGATCTTCCACGTGTTCGCAGCCCTCGCGGAGTTCATCCGGGAGCTGATCGTGCAGGGCACCAACGAGGGCCTGGCCGCCGCGCGGGCCCGAGGCCGCGTCGGCGGCCGGCCTTCGGTCGTCAACGACAAGCTGCTGCGCGCCGCCCGCGACATGCTGCCCAATCCGGAGAACAGCATCGAGACCATCGCCGCCCTCCTCGGAGTCTCGGTGGGCACCCTCTACAACCACATCCCCGACCTCAAAGAGCTCCGGGTCTCCCGTGTTCCGCATCAACTCGAAAGCGGTCAGCAGTAG
- a CDS encoding XRE family transcriptional regulator encodes MVDSLGDSLDRALEGAFTRRIPQSAQAQMRYLVKQLKGTKAAAQALGISQRTVERYVTGKLKRPRQDLRGRLEREVKKRWQPQIRAKARKKAASTGGLVVSTRARFGFEAAGGTTDDARIRDITQALPPEYADQLFSAREQGKTEDQLRQIAADGLARMYFRANNSRAHGLGVEFTDVERLNIEL; translated from the coding sequence ATGGTCGATTCGCTCGGGGACAGCCTGGACCGCGCGCTGGAGGGGGCGTTCACCCGCCGCATCCCGCAGAGCGCCCAGGCGCAGATGAGGTACCTCGTCAAGCAGCTCAAGGGCACCAAGGCCGCCGCCCAGGCGCTCGGGATCTCCCAGCGCACCGTGGAGCGGTACGTGACGGGCAAGCTCAAGCGGCCCCGCCAGGACCTCCGCGGCCGCCTGGAGCGCGAGGTGAAGAAGCGGTGGCAGCCGCAGATCCGCGCGAAGGCCAGGAAGAAGGCAGCGTCCACGGGCGGGCTGGTCGTCTCCACCCGCGCCCGCTTCGGCTTCGAAGCGGCCGGCGGCACGACCGACGACGCCCGGATCCGCGACATCACCCAGGCCCTGCCGCCTGAGTACGCCGACCAGCTGTTCAGTGCGCGGGAGCAGGGCAAGACCGAGGACCAGCTCCGGCAGATCGCCGCCGACGGTCTGGCCCGGATGTACTTCCGGGCGAACAACTCCCGGGCGCACGGTCTGGGCGTGGAGTTCACCGACGTGGAGCGGCTCAACATCGAGCTGTAG
- a CDS encoding cytochrome D1 domain-containing protein, producing the protein MNSSTVTARYWGGLLRRAAVPAMAVALAAAGLTAGTAATAVAAAPANPTAYIANYSADTVTAIDTVTGTTVATVPVGNAPTSVTVAPDGEQVYVINSEADSMSVIDTTTNTVTDTIPAGTSPYDAAVTPSGAEAYVADADADSVRVVDLATRATVSTIGVGANPLAVAISPDGTRAYTADYFGDTVSVIDTATRTVTATIPTSSETSDIALTPDGTRAYVTTAQEVFVLDLATNTVLTQVSTPGTTDSVTLSTDGTRAYVSQGDVGVVRAIDTATNTVVGNTTLPGGSGTAVDVTPDGAHLYVTSFGDDNVSVVDTATNTVTATHPTGAGPGAVAITPVDAVPEEADLGVQLDATPVPNLVNGRIDYTLTLTNNGPDALAAGTVEAPLPAPMTATSPDCTVAAGKVTCTTGPLAPGASTTRHFTAPVALLSLGTTYTVTATRTASSPTDPNPANDTATRKCTAVTSLIINCT; encoded by the coding sequence ATGAACAGTTCCACCGTGACCGCCCGGTACTGGGGCGGTCTGCTCCGCAGGGCGGCGGTCCCCGCGATGGCCGTGGCCCTGGCCGCCGCCGGGCTGACCGCCGGCACGGCCGCGACCGCCGTCGCCGCCGCCCCCGCGAACCCGACGGCCTACATCGCCAACTACAGCGCCGACACCGTCACCGCGATCGACACGGTCACCGGAACCACCGTAGCCACGGTCCCCGTCGGAAACGCCCCGACGAGCGTGACCGTCGCCCCCGACGGGGAACAGGTGTACGTCATCAACTCCGAGGCGGACAGCATGTCCGTCATCGACACCACCACCAACACCGTGACCGACACGATCCCGGCCGGAACCTCTCCCTACGATGCCGCGGTCACCCCTTCGGGTGCGGAAGCGTATGTCGCCGACGCCGACGCCGACAGCGTCCGGGTCGTGGACCTGGCAACCCGGGCGACCGTCTCCACCATCGGCGTCGGTGCGAATCCGCTGGCGGTGGCCATCAGCCCGGACGGCACCCGCGCCTACACCGCCGACTACTTCGGTGACACGGTCTCCGTCATCGACACCGCCACCAGGACGGTCACCGCGACCATTCCCACCAGCAGCGAAACGAGCGACATCGCGCTCACGCCGGACGGGACCCGTGCCTATGTGACCACGGCCCAGGAGGTGTTCGTACTCGACCTGGCCACCAACACCGTGCTCACCCAGGTGTCCACCCCGGGTACCACCGACTCCGTGACGCTCTCCACGGACGGCACCCGCGCCTACGTTTCCCAGGGTGACGTCGGAGTCGTCCGGGCGATCGACACCGCGACCAATACCGTCGTCGGCAACACCACCCTGCCCGGCGGTTCGGGGACAGCGGTCGACGTGACCCCTGACGGTGCCCACCTCTACGTCACGAGCTTCGGCGACGACAACGTCAGCGTCGTGGACACCGCGACGAACACCGTGACCGCCACCCACCCCACCGGGGCCGGGCCGGGCGCCGTCGCCATCACGCCCGTCGACGCCGTACCCGAGGAGGCGGACCTCGGTGTCCAGCTCGATGCCACCCCGGTACCGAACCTGGTCAACGGCCGCATCGACTACACCCTGACCCTGACCAACAACGGACCCGACGCCCTGGCCGCGGGCACCGTCGAGGCGCCACTGCCCGCACCGATGACCGCCACCAGCCCCGACTGCACCGTCGCCGCCGGCAAGGTCACCTGCACCACCGGCCCCCTCGCACCGGGCGCGAGCACAACCCGGCACTTCACCGCACCGGTCGCCCTCCTCAGCCTCGGCACCACCTACACGGTCACCGCCACCCGCACCGCGAGCAGCCCCACCGACCCCAACCCGGCCAACGACACCGCCACCCGCAAGTGCACCGCGGTGACCTCCCTGATCATCAACTGCACCTGA
- a CDS encoding helix-turn-helix transcriptional regulator, giving the protein MSTENELFSAVDALLEQVAQDDLPDPAERRRLREAAGLSQAQIATALNARREAVGNWETGRTEPRPPKRAAYARLLERLTARFPAPAADAPAAPPAPVVPEAFTGPAPVPAPAPEAPASPAPAPVAAVRPAPAAKAAVSSRRPGAKKAVAKKTTAAATADVDPRFENGPLAVVDADPDGQVSAYCVGGLVLDVPAKTIPALVDWTLTEARLGQARLHRNGRDADPILVLTAAALARYGLPVALSEEERHAGRLPSGHKVVKQITKAGLQMSQRGFGPWARIYRDPEGSRRRCVQLCILPWNALDAREWDKKDDPQLPTMHPAELVQYLGLYAARVITPRGSTATTGLELMTALRPPTRAEKNEATGAFERAFNDDAITAKYDVVPCEVPDEHPILKDAGFARHHIRTPAEMLMEEPYDWCRPLTDEEYNQRYLVCVDINMSFAAAANSLTVGLNGPTHLENNPTFDPALPGSWLVDLSHVDLSRARVNGHTVDGSRLPSPFTPQGTRPEGPAWYATPTVQYATELGFDVAPIEAYVRTQTGRYLDAWYKRLRDAYVDTMADMGVTTDLQGQEFLEAMARRKQVDPTMALLETAIKATAKGAIGKLRQRSRGQVPYYEPYPALDRWTWRPDIRAAVLAAQRVGLHRKLMKTAAAADLYPVAIGTDAIVYPSSGPSPLDVLPQTPEGKPAPGTFRLGVSPGMVKHQGTQTVLWAETQFEERGGVFNLANLIKTADPTAGEGE; this is encoded by the coding sequence GTGTCCACTGAGAACGAGCTGTTCAGTGCCGTCGATGCGCTGCTGGAGCAAGTCGCGCAGGACGATCTGCCGGACCCTGCGGAGCGCAGGCGTCTGCGGGAGGCGGCGGGCCTGAGTCAGGCGCAGATCGCCACAGCGCTGAACGCCCGCCGCGAGGCCGTGGGGAACTGGGAGACCGGCAGGACGGAGCCGCGGCCGCCGAAGCGCGCCGCGTACGCCCGGCTGCTGGAGCGCCTCACCGCCCGCTTCCCCGCACCGGCCGCCGACGCGCCCGCCGCGCCCCCGGCGCCGGTGGTCCCGGAGGCGTTCACCGGCCCTGCGCCCGTCCCTGCCCCGGCGCCCGAAGCGCCGGCGTCCCCGGCGCCGGCCCCGGTTGCTGCCGTACGACCGGCGCCCGCCGCGAAGGCCGCTGTGTCGTCGCGGCGCCCGGGTGCGAAGAAGGCGGTGGCGAAGAAGACCACGGCGGCCGCGACCGCCGACGTCGACCCGCGCTTCGAGAACGGGCCGCTCGCGGTTGTTGACGCCGACCCGGACGGGCAGGTGTCGGCGTACTGCGTCGGCGGCCTGGTCCTGGATGTGCCCGCCAAGACGATCCCCGCGCTGGTCGACTGGACGCTGACCGAGGCCCGTCTCGGGCAGGCCCGGCTCCACCGCAACGGCCGCGACGCCGACCCGATCCTCGTCCTCACCGCGGCCGCGCTGGCGCGCTACGGTCTGCCGGTCGCCCTGTCGGAGGAGGAGCGGCACGCGGGCCGGCTCCCGTCGGGCCACAAGGTGGTCAAGCAGATCACCAAGGCCGGGCTCCAGATGAGCCAGCGTGGCTTCGGCCCGTGGGCCCGCATCTACCGCGACCCCGAAGGCTCGAGGCGCCGCTGCGTCCAGCTGTGCATCCTGCCCTGGAACGCTCTGGACGCCCGCGAGTGGGACAAGAAGGACGACCCGCAGCTGCCGACGATGCACCCGGCCGAACTCGTCCAGTACCTCGGCCTGTACGCGGCCCGGGTGATCACGCCGCGCGGCAGCACCGCGACGACGGGCCTGGAGCTGATGACCGCGCTGCGCCCGCCGACCCGCGCGGAGAAGAACGAGGCGACCGGCGCGTTCGAGCGGGCGTTCAACGACGACGCGATCACCGCCAAGTACGACGTCGTGCCGTGCGAGGTGCCTGACGAACACCCGATCCTGAAGGACGCGGGGTTCGCCCGCCACCACATCCGTACTCCGGCCGAGATGCTGATGGAGGAACCGTACGACTGGTGCCGGCCGCTGACCGACGAGGAGTACAACCAGCGGTACCTGGTCTGCGTCGACATCAACATGTCGTTCGCCGCGGCCGCGAACAGCCTCACGGTCGGGCTGAACGGGCCGACCCACCTGGAGAACAACCCGACGTTCGACCCGGCGCTCCCCGGCTCGTGGCTCGTCGACCTCAGCCACGTCGACCTGTCCCGCGCCCGGGTCAACGGCCACACCGTCGACGGCTCCCGGCTGCCAAGCCCGTTCACACCGCAGGGCACCCGCCCCGAGGGCCCGGCCTGGTACGCCACGCCCACCGTGCAGTACGCCACGGAGCTCGGCTTCGACGTCGCACCGATCGAGGCGTACGTCCGCACCCAGACCGGCCGCTACCTCGACGCCTGGTACAAGCGGCTGCGCGACGCCTACGTCGACACGATGGCCGACATGGGCGTCACCACCGACCTCCAGGGCCAGGAGTTCCTCGAGGCGATGGCGCGGCGCAAGCAAGTCGACCCGACGATGGCGCTGCTGGAGACCGCGATCAAGGCGACCGCGAAGGGTGCGATCGGCAAGCTGCGCCAGCGCTCCCGGGGCCAGGTGCCGTACTACGAGCCCTACCCGGCGCTGGACCGGTGGACATGGCGCCCCGACATCCGGGCCGCCGTGCTCGCCGCTCAGCGGGTGGGCCTGCACCGCAAGCTGATGAAGACGGCGGCCGCCGCCGACCTGTACCCGGTCGCGATCGGCACCGACGCGATCGTCTACCCCTCGTCCGGGCCCTCGCCGCTGGACGTCCTGCCGCAGACGCCCGAGGGCAAGCCGGCGCCGGGCACGTTCCGGCTCGGGGTCTCGCCCGGGATGGTCAAGCACCAGGGGACGCAGACCGTGCTGTGGGCGGAAACCCAGTTCGAGGAGCGCGGCGGCGTCTTCAACCTCGCCAACCTCATCAAGACGGCCGACCCGACAGCCGGAGAAGGGGAGTAG